A region of the Microcystis aeruginosa FD4 genome:
CAAGATAAAAAAATTACTGGACCGGTTGCTCCCGATGTTATGGTAGTATTTGGTCGTCCGAAAGGAAGAAGGGGTTCCTATAAACAATGGCAAGAAGATAATATCGCTCCTCAAGTGGTCTTTGAAATTCTCTCCCCTTCTAATAGCTTAGAAGAAATGGAGCGAAAACTACTCTTTTATCAACGTTATGGAGTGGAAGAATACTATCTTTATGATCCAGATTCTCATAATTTTCAAGGATGGTTGAGACAGGAAGGACTATTAAGCTCTATACCTGAGATCAAGGGATGGGTTAGTCCTCGGTTGGGTATCCGATTTGAATTGAGAGAAGATGGATTAGAAATTTATAGTTTAGATGGTCAGAAATTTTTAACTTCTATCGAGTTATCTCAAAGGTTAGAACAAGAGCGTCTTAAAGCTGAACAAGCAAGTTTACAATTGGAACAAGAGCGTCTTAAAGCTGAACAAGCAAGTTTACAATTAGAACAAGAGCGTCTTAAAGCTGAACGTTTAGCTGAATATATCCGTTCTCTGGGAATTAATCCCGATACTTTATGAATATTTAAAGGAGTATAAATTATGACCTTTACACCAGCTATTGATCCAGATATTGAATACCCCGATAGTGACGGTAAACCCATGGCCGATAATACCGAACAATACGAATGGATCGTTAAAATTAAAGAAAATCTTGAGATTCTTTTTGCTAATTCTCCTCAGGTTTTTATTGCGGGGGATCTGCTCTGGTATCCCGTCCAAGATAAAAAAATTACCGGACCGGTTGCTCCCGATGTTATGGTAGTATTTGGTCGTCCGAAAGGAAGAAGGGGTTCCTATAAACAATGGCAAGAAGATAACATTGCTCCTCAAGTGGTCTTTGAAATTCTCTCCCCTTCTAATAGCTTAGAAGAAATGGAGCGAAAACTACTCTTTTATCAACGTTATGGAGTGGAAGAATACTATCTTTATGATCCAGATTCTCATAATTTTCAAGGATGGTTGAGACAGGAAGGACTATTAAGTTCTATACCTGAGATTAAGGGATGGGTTAGTCCTCGGTTAAATATCCGATTTGAATTGAGAGAAGATGGGTTAGAAATTTATAGTTTAGATGGTCAGAAATTTTTAACTTCTATTGAGTTATCTCAAAAAGCTGAACGTTTAGCTGAATATATCCGTTCTCTGGGAATTGATCCCGATACTTTATGAATATTTAAAGGAGCAGAAATTATGACCTTTACACCAGCTATTGATCCAGATATTGAATACCCCGATAGTGACGGTAAACCCATGGCCGATAATACCGAACAATATGAATGGATCGTGAAAATCAAAGAAAATCTTGAGATTCTCTTTGCTAATTCTCCTCAGGTTTTTATTGCGGGGGATCTCCTCTGGTATCCCGTCCAAGATAAAAAAATTACTGGACCGGTTGCTCCCGATGTTATGGTAGTATTTGGTCGTCCGAAAGGAAGAAGGGGTTCCTATAAACAATGGCAAGAAGATAATATCGCTCCTCAAGTGGTCTTTGAAATTCTCTCCCCTTCTAATAGCTTAGAAGAAATGGAGCGAAAACTACTCTTTTATCAACGTTATGGAGTGGAAGAATACTATCTCTATGATCCAGATTCTCATAATTTTCAAGGATGGTTGAGACAGGAAGGACTATTAAGTTCTATACCTGAGATTAAGGGATGGGTTAGTCCTCGGTTAAATATCCGATTTGAATTGAGAGAAGATGGATTAGAAATTTATAGTTTAGATGGTCAGAAATTTTTAACTTCTATTGAGTTATCTCAAAGGTTAGAACAAGCAAGTTTACAATTAGAACAAGAGCGTCTTAAAGCTGAACGTTTAGCTGAATATATCCGTTCTCTGGGAATTGATCCCGATACTTTATAATGACATAAGTGATGGGTTGTGACGAATACTAAATTAACTGGTAAACTGCCTAAGTTATCGTCATTAAACCTAGTCTAGGGCTATACTTAACTATGTAATCACTAAAAAAGCAAATCTATGAAAGCTTGGGCAAAATCTTTAGAAAAACCAGCAGTGGAATTTTCTGAAACCCAATTAACCCTATTATCGGGGAAAATTCCCGATGGATTGCGGGGTAGTCTCTATCGCAATGGTCCGGGGAGATTAGACAGAGGTAAGCAAAAAGTTGGTCATTGGTTTGACGGAGATGGGGCAGTTTTAGCTGTACATTTTCATGATAAGGGAGCCAGTGCCACTTATCGTTATGTTCAGACTGCTGGTTATCAGCAAGAAAGCGCCGCTAATCAATATTTATTTCCTAATTATGGCATGAATGCCCCCGGATTCTTTTGGAATAATTGGGGAAAAGAGGTAAAAAATGCCGCTAATACTTCGGTGTTAGCTTTACCCGATAAATTATTAGCTCTCTGGGAAGGGGGTTTTCCCCATAAATTAGATTTACAATCTTTAGAAACCCTAGGTTTAGATAATTTATCTAGCTTACAAGCAAAGGAAACTTTTTCCGCTCATCCTAAACTAGATTTATCCAGAGGAGAGATTTTTAATTTCGGGGTAACAATCAGTGCCAAAGTTAGTTTAAATCTCTATAAATCTGACTCCACTGGTGAAATTATCCAGAAAAACACTTTTGAGTTAGATAGATTGTCTCTGCTGCATGACTTTGTTTTAGCGGGACAGTATCTCGTCTTTTTCGTTCCACCGATAAAAGCGGATAAATTATCGATACTGTTGGGATTTAAAACTTTTAGTGATGCCATGCAGTGGCAGCCAGAATTAGGAACAAGAATACTAATTTTTGAGCGAGATTCTCTGGAATTAGTCAGTGAAAGTGTTACAGATTCATGGTTTCAATGGCACTTCGCTAATGGTTGTGTGAATGACCAAGGCAATCTTGAAATTGTTTTTGTCCGTTATGACGACTTTA
Encoded here:
- a CDS encoding Uma2 family endonuclease, whose protein sequence is MTFTPAIDPDIEYPDSDGKPMADNTEQYEWIVKIKENLEILFANSPQVFIAGDLLWYPVQDKKITGPVAPDVMVVFGRPKGRRGSYKQWQEDNIAPQVVFEILSPSNSLEEMERKLLFYQRYGVEEYYLYDPDSHNFQGWLRQEGLLSSIPEIKGWVSPRLGIRFELREDGLEIYSLDGQKFLTSIELSQRLEQERLKAEQASLQLEQERLKAEQASLQLEQERLKAERLAEYIRSLGINPDTL
- a CDS encoding Uma2 family endonuclease — encoded protein: MTFTPAIDPDIEYPDSDGKPMADNTEQYEWIVKIKENLEILFANSPQVFIAGDLLWYPVQDKKITGPVAPDVMVVFGRPKGRRGSYKQWQEDNIAPQVVFEILSPSNSLEEMERKLLFYQRYGVEEYYLYDPDSHNFQGWLRQEGLLSSIPEIKGWVSPRLNIRFELREDGLEIYSLDGQKFLTSIELSQKAERLAEYIRSLGIDPDTL
- a CDS encoding Uma2 family endonuclease; the protein is MTFTPAIDPDIEYPDSDGKPMADNTEQYEWIVKIKENLEILFANSPQVFIAGDLLWYPVQDKKITGPVAPDVMVVFGRPKGRRGSYKQWQEDNIAPQVVFEILSPSNSLEEMERKLLFYQRYGVEEYYLYDPDSHNFQGWLRQEGLLSSIPEIKGWVSPRLNIRFELREDGLEIYSLDGQKFLTSIELSQRLEQASLQLEQERLKAERLAEYIRSLGIDPDTL
- a CDS encoding carotenoid oxygenase family protein, producing MKAWAKSLEKPAVEFSETQLTLLSGKIPDGLRGSLYRNGPGRLDRGKQKVGHWFDGDGAVLAVHFHDKGASATYRYVQTAGYQQESAANQYLFPNYGMNAPGFFWNNWGKEVKNAANTSVLALPDKLLALWEGGFPHKLDLQSLETLGLDNLSSLQAKETFSAHPKLDLSRGEIFNFGVTISAKVSLNLYKSDSTGEIIQKNTFELDRLSLLHDFVLAGQYLVFFVPPIKADKLSILLGFKTFSDAMQWQPELGTRILIFERDSLELVSESVTDSWFQWHFANGCVNDQGNLEIVFVRYDDFKTNQFLKEVATGETETLAIGKLASITINPLSAKVINQEILSDLSCDFPVVSPQLVGQKWQNTFLAVHRPDSDIRREIIGLPACYNHSTGKLTIAYLENNCYGGEPIFVCDGLSPETGWLIVVVYDGNNHSSQVRIYDSQQLEKEPLCCLQLPSVIPPSFHGTWQEKSEKGAEAISTEKRGFYLENGFL